A DNA window from Moorella thermoacetica contains the following coding sequences:
- a CDS encoding DUF1934 domain-containing protein, with amino-acid sequence MKKDVLVKVRGTQTNDLGEQDSIELITEGRFFIRDQHYYILYNETCLSGMEGTTTSLKVEPRRVTLNRMGTAEQKTTFETGILNYSFYVTPYGTMRISVLPSKVEVDLTERGGSINLEYELQVGQEKISNNQLEITIQHLENPV; translated from the coding sequence TTGAAGAAGGACGTACTGGTAAAGGTTAGGGGCACCCAGACCAACGATTTGGGAGAGCAAGATTCCATCGAGCTGATTACCGAAGGTCGCTTCTTCATCCGGGATCAACACTACTACATCCTTTATAATGAAACTTGTCTATCGGGAATGGAGGGTACCACTACATCCTTGAAGGTTGAGCCCCGGCGGGTAACCCTGAACCGGATGGGCACAGCTGAACAAAAAACAACCTTTGAAACAGGCATTTTGAACTACAGCTTCTACGTCACACCCTATGGAACCATGAGGATTAGCGTCCTGCCATCAAAGGTAGAAGTTGACTTGACAGAGCGGGGCGGAAGTATTAATCTAGAGTATGAATTGCAAGTCGGCCAGGAAAAAATCAGTAACAACCAGTTGGAAATAACCATCCAGCATCTGGAGAACCCTGTCTAG
- the aroF gene encoding 3-deoxy-7-phosphoheptulonate synthase, with the protein MIIVMKPGASREQINAVSERLVELGFKTHPIYGQEKTVIGAIGDKKALSSEAIINLPGVEKIVPIMKPYKLVSRELKDTPTIVRIGGVPVGGRGLVVMAGPCAVEGEEQLLEAARAVKAAGAQVLRGGAFKPRTSPYAFQGLEEKGLKMLARVREEVGLPFITEAVDTRDVPLVAEYADAIQIGARNMQNFRLLQEAGATGKPILLKRGLAATIEEWLMAAEYILDSGNPNVILCERGIRTFETSTRFTLDLAAIAVVKENSHLPVIVDPSHGTGSWRLVLPMARAAVAAGADGLIIEVHPDPARALCDGPQSLHPETFDRLMGELAPVALAVGRGLALNGLFPEQAGTLAAGK; encoded by the coding sequence ATGATCATCGTCATGAAGCCGGGGGCCAGCCGGGAACAGATTAACGCCGTGAGTGAGCGCCTGGTAGAGCTGGGCTTTAAGACCCACCCCATCTACGGTCAGGAAAAGACCGTCATCGGCGCCATCGGCGACAAAAAAGCCCTGAGTTCCGAGGCCATCATCAACCTGCCCGGCGTCGAAAAGATCGTTCCCATAATGAAGCCCTACAAACTGGTGAGCCGCGAACTCAAGGACACGCCGACCATCGTCCGCATCGGCGGTGTCCCGGTAGGAGGGCGGGGCCTGGTGGTCATGGCCGGCCCCTGCGCCGTCGAGGGCGAAGAGCAACTCCTGGAAGCTGCCCGGGCCGTCAAAGCCGCCGGGGCCCAGGTCTTGCGCGGCGGGGCCTTTAAACCGCGTACCTCCCCCTATGCCTTCCAGGGTTTGGAGGAAAAGGGGCTTAAAATGCTAGCCCGGGTCCGGGAGGAGGTCGGCCTGCCCTTCATTACGGAAGCCGTGGATACCAGGGATGTCCCTCTGGTGGCGGAATACGCCGACGCCATCCAAATCGGCGCTCGTAACATGCAGAACTTTCGCCTCCTCCAGGAAGCCGGGGCCACGGGTAAACCCATCCTGTTGAAACGGGGCCTGGCGGCCACCATCGAGGAATGGCTCATGGCGGCCGAGTATATCCTCGATAGCGGTAATCCCAACGTCATCCTGTGCGAGCGGGGGATCCGCACCTTTGAAACCTCCACCCGCTTTACCTTGGACCTGGCGGCCATCGCCGTGGTCAAAGAAAACTCCCACCTGCCCGTAATCGTCGATCCCAGCCACGGCACGGGCAGCTGGCGCCTGGTCCTGCCTATGGCCAGGGCGGCCGTGGCCGCCGGCGCCGACGGCCTCATTATCGAAGTCCATCCCGACCCGGCCCGGGCCCTCTGCGACGGCCCCCAGTCTCTGCACCCTGAGACCTTTGACCGCCTGATGGGCGAACTTGCACCGGTGGCCCTGGCTGTCGGTCGCGGCCTGGCCCTTAATGGTCTTTTCCCGGAACAGGCCGGCACCCTGGCAGCAGGCAAGTAA
- the argS gene encoding arginine--tRNA ligase translates to MNIVQETKRRLAAALTDAAATARAAGEISYDELPDFVIETPRDKTHGDFAANLALLLARQARQSPRNVAAAIVRHLERPQPGVARVEVAGPGFINFTLDNQWLLPVLPAVLAEDDHYGWSNIGQGAKVQVEFVSANPTGLLHMGNARGAALGDSIANLLTAVGYDVTREFYINDAGNQIENFGLSLEARYLQALGQEASIPEDGYHGEDLVATVGRFIAKYGDKYLDTDPALRREMLVRFALEEKLDAIRRALEDFGVTYDVWFSEQSLHDSGAVARAIADLEKAGYIYEKDGALWFKATSFGDVKDEVVVRKNGIPTYFAADIAYHRNKFERGFERVINIWGADHHGHVARLKGALQALGYDPRRLEVVLMQLVRLYQGGEILRMSKRTGQYVTLEELIEEVGRDAARYFFVMLKSDSHLEFDLDLARSQSADNPVYYVQYAHARICSILRLAKDRGLEVPPAREARLELLQDPAELELIKQIAAWPDTVAGAAQALEPHRLTRFAHDLASLFHSFYTSCRVLADDPEVRKARLVLVEATRITLRNVLHLLGVTAPERM, encoded by the coding sequence GTGAATATAGTACAGGAAACCAAAAGGCGGCTCGCAGCGGCATTGACTGATGCCGCTGCCACGGCCAGGGCGGCCGGTGAAATTAGTTACGATGAGCTGCCTGATTTTGTCATTGAGACGCCGCGGGATAAAACTCATGGCGACTTTGCTGCTAACCTGGCTTTATTGCTGGCCAGGCAGGCGCGGCAGTCCCCTCGCAACGTAGCGGCAGCCATTGTGCGGCACCTGGAAAGGCCGCAACCCGGCGTGGCCAGAGTTGAAGTGGCCGGACCGGGCTTTATTAATTTTACCCTGGATAACCAATGGTTGTTACCGGTGTTGCCGGCCGTCCTGGCGGAAGACGACCACTATGGGTGGTCCAATATCGGCCAGGGAGCCAAGGTCCAGGTGGAGTTCGTCAGCGCCAACCCCACGGGGCTTTTGCATATGGGTAATGCCCGCGGTGCCGCCCTGGGGGATAGTATTGCCAACCTCCTCACGGCGGTAGGCTATGACGTTACCCGGGAATTCTATATCAACGACGCCGGCAACCAGATTGAGAATTTTGGCCTCTCCCTGGAGGCTCGCTACCTTCAGGCCCTGGGCCAGGAAGCCTCTATACCTGAGGACGGTTATCACGGCGAGGACCTGGTGGCTACCGTCGGCCGTTTTATCGCCAAGTACGGGGATAAGTACCTGGATACAGATCCGGCCCTCCGGAGGGAGATGCTGGTCCGCTTTGCCCTGGAAGAAAAGCTGGACGCCATCCGCCGGGCCCTGGAGGATTTCGGCGTAACCTATGACGTCTGGTTCAGCGAGCAGTCTCTTCACGACTCCGGCGCCGTTGCCCGGGCCATTGCCGACCTGGAAAAGGCCGGATATATTTATGAAAAGGACGGGGCACTGTGGTTTAAGGCCACCAGTTTTGGCGATGTTAAGGACGAGGTGGTGGTGCGCAAGAACGGCATCCCCACTTACTTTGCCGCCGATATCGCCTACCACCGCAATAAATTCGAACGCGGCTTCGAGCGGGTAATAAATATCTGGGGCGCCGACCATCACGGGCATGTAGCCCGCCTCAAAGGTGCTCTCCAGGCCCTGGGCTATGACCCCCGCCGCTTGGAAGTCGTCCTCATGCAATTGGTGCGCCTCTATCAGGGCGGCGAAATCCTGCGCATGTCCAAACGTACCGGCCAGTACGTCACCCTGGAAGAACTAATTGAAGAGGTGGGCCGGGACGCGGCACGCTACTTCTTTGTCATGTTGAAGAGCGACAGCCACCTGGAGTTCGACCTGGACCTGGCCCGGTCCCAGTCGGCAGACAACCCGGTGTATTACGTCCAGTACGCCCATGCCCGTATCTGCAGCATCCTGCGCCTGGCGAAGGATAGGGGCCTGGAAGTACCGCCGGCGCGGGAAGCCCGGCTGGAACTCTTACAGGACCCGGCTGAGCTGGAGTTGATCAAGCAGATTGCTGCCTGGCCGGACACCGTGGCCGGGGCGGCCCAGGCCCTGGAGCCCCACCGGTTGACGCGCTTTGCCCACGATCTGGCCAGCCTGTTTCACAGCTTTTATACCAGTTGCCGGGTCCTGGCCGATGACCCGGAGGTCCGCAAGGCCCGGCTGGTACTGGTGGAAGCGACCCGGATCACCCTGCGCAACGTCCTGCACCTCCTGGGAGTCACCGCCCCGGAGAGGATGTAG
- a CDS encoding putative manganese-dependent inorganic diphosphatase, with protein sequence MGKEILVIGHQRPDTDSIAAAIGYAALRNKTDGGGFQAARCGKLNGETEFVLSYFDVPVPPLVNDVRARVKDVLDGGLLFIQPGATVRQAGIFMRQHGVKTLAVVDENRHLLGLFTVGDLARLLLEAWDTGNVPMDEPVYKVMQSDNLVIFNQDDLITEVRRTMLETRYRNYPVVDDNHCLVGLIARYHLLAMRGKRVILVDHNEKSQAVPGIEEAETVEIIDHHRVADIETAEPIMVRNEPVGSTATIIARMYKERGLDPDAAIAGVLCAAILSDTLLFKSPTTTQVDKELAAWLADIAGLDVANFGREMFRAGSSLRGRSGREIILEDFKSFNFGSNRVGIGQIEIIDPDTLPVGRDELQAELEKLQAEKQYDLVVLMVTDLMRNGTELLFAGPQGRAVELAFNVTPGEKSVFLPGVMSRKKQVVPPLRRLLQG encoded by the coding sequence ATGGGTAAAGAGATTCTGGTTATCGGACACCAGCGACCGGACACAGATTCCATCGCCGCAGCCATCGGTTACGCTGCCCTGCGGAACAAAACGGATGGGGGCGGTTTTCAAGCGGCGCGTTGCGGCAAGCTAAACGGGGAGACGGAATTCGTGCTGTCATATTTTGATGTACCCGTACCTCCCCTGGTAAACGACGTTCGCGCCCGGGTGAAGGATGTCCTGGACGGGGGACTGCTCTTCATCCAGCCGGGGGCTACAGTGCGCCAGGCCGGGATTTTTATGCGCCAGCACGGCGTCAAGACCCTGGCGGTGGTCGATGAAAACCGGCATCTTCTGGGCCTGTTTACCGTCGGTGACCTGGCCCGGCTCCTCCTGGAGGCCTGGGATACCGGTAATGTGCCCATGGATGAACCCGTTTATAAGGTTATGCAGAGCGATAACCTGGTAATCTTTAACCAGGACGATTTAATTACCGAGGTCCGCCGCACCATGCTGGAAACTCGCTACCGCAACTACCCGGTAGTAGACGACAATCACTGTCTGGTCGGCCTGATTGCCCGTTATCACCTGCTGGCCATGCGAGGAAAAAGGGTAATCCTGGTCGATCACAATGAAAAAAGCCAGGCGGTACCCGGGATAGAAGAAGCCGAAACTGTGGAGATAATCGACCACCACCGGGTGGCTGATATTGAGACGGCCGAACCCATCATGGTGCGTAACGAGCCCGTCGGTAGTACGGCAACCATCATCGCCAGGATGTATAAAGAGCGGGGCCTGGATCCAGATGCAGCCATAGCCGGGGTTTTATGCGCTGCTATTCTCTCGGATACCCTGTTGTTTAAATCGCCGACAACTACCCAAGTTGATAAAGAACTGGCGGCCTGGCTTGCTGATATTGCCGGGTTAGACGTCGCCAATTTTGGCCGCGAAATGTTCCGGGCCGGGTCTTCCTTGAGGGGCCGCTCGGGCCGGGAAATAATTCTGGAGGACTTCAAGAGCTTCAATTTTGGCAGCAACCGGGTCGGCATCGGTCAGATTGAGATTATTGACCCCGACACCCTGCCCGTGGGCCGGGACGAACTCCAGGCCGAATTGGAAAAACTTCAGGCCGAGAAGCAGTACGACCTGGTCGTCCTTATGGTAACCGATTTAATGCGCAACGGTACGGAATTACTTTTTGCCGGGCCCCAGGGCCGGGCGGTAGAACTGGCCTTTAACGTCACCCCGGGGGAGAAAAGTGTCTTCCTGCCCGGGGTCATGTCCCGTAAAAAACAGGTCGTACCTCCCCTGCGGCGGTTGCTGCAGGGATAA
- a CDS encoding MFS transporter gives MSIAERLERLPLSAFHYKMLFICGIGWLFDAMDVGLVSFVLPAVGKEWHLTATQMGALGSIGLLGMGLGAVFGGSLSDLWGRKRVFNYTLIFYGLATFLAGLSTNYAMLMVLRFLVGLGLGAEVPVAFTLASEFSPVQYRGRMAVLLESFWAFGWIAAALIGYLAVPHWGWRLAFFIGALPALYAAVLRRALPESPRYLEKIGKESEARAIVESIERSCGVDPGKVATSPAAATAETSVKATFADLWSSRYARRTLCLWILWFGINFSYYGIVTWLPSLMVGKGFAIIKSFEYVLIMTLGQVPGYFSAAYLVEKIGRKATLVSYLILSGVAAYMFSLSTTTSQIIWWGLAVYFFNLGAWGVLYAYTPEMYPTAIRATGSGWASFCGRIGAILAPVIVGQMIVVMGQAKAYPLIFVLFTAVFVITALGMLALGIETKGKTLEELAGIR, from the coding sequence ATGAGCATTGCCGAGCGTCTGGAACGGTTGCCCTTAAGCGCCTTTCACTACAAGATGTTATTTATCTGCGGCATCGGCTGGCTTTTTGACGCCATGGACGTGGGCCTGGTATCCTTTGTCCTGCCGGCGGTGGGTAAAGAATGGCACTTGACAGCCACCCAAATGGGCGCCCTGGGCAGCATCGGCCTCCTGGGCATGGGCCTGGGAGCCGTCTTCGGCGGCAGCCTGAGCGACCTCTGGGGGCGGAAGCGGGTTTTCAACTACACCCTGATCTTCTACGGCCTCGCCACTTTCCTGGCCGGTTTATCCACCAATTACGCCATGCTCATGGTCCTGCGCTTTCTGGTGGGCCTGGGTTTGGGCGCGGAAGTACCGGTGGCCTTCACCCTGGCCAGCGAGTTTTCGCCCGTCCAGTACCGGGGGAGGATGGCGGTGCTGCTGGAAAGCTTCTGGGCCTTCGGCTGGATTGCCGCGGCCCTTATCGGTTACCTGGCCGTACCCCACTGGGGCTGGCGTCTGGCCTTCTTTATCGGCGCCCTGCCGGCCCTCTACGCCGCCGTCCTGCGGCGGGCTTTACCAGAGTCCCCGCGCTATCTAGAGAAGATCGGCAAAGAAAGCGAAGCCCGGGCAATAGTGGAAAGCATAGAAAGAAGCTGCGGCGTCGACCCCGGCAAAGTGGCAACCAGCCCGGCGGCGGCAACAGCCGAAACGTCCGTCAAAGCAACCTTTGCCGACCTCTGGTCCTCACGGTATGCCCGGCGCACCCTCTGCCTGTGGATCCTGTGGTTCGGCATTAATTTTTCCTATTACGGCATTGTCACCTGGCTGCCCTCCCTGATGGTGGGGAAAGGTTTTGCCATTATCAAGAGCTTTGAGTACGTGCTGATCATGACCCTGGGACAGGTGCCGGGCTATTTCAGCGCCGCCTACCTGGTAGAGAAGATCGGCCGCAAAGCCACCCTGGTTTCTTATCTTATCTTAAGCGGCGTGGCGGCCTACATGTTCTCCTTAAGCACTACCACCAGCCAGATAATCTGGTGGGGCCTGGCGGTCTACTTCTTTAATCTGGGTGCGTGGGGCGTCCTGTACGCCTATACCCCGGAAATGTACCCGACGGCCATCCGGGCAACTGGTTCCGGCTGGGCCTCCTTCTGCGGCCGCATAGGCGCCATCCTGGCACCGGTGATTGTCGGCCAGATGATCGTGGTTATGGGCCAGGCAAAAGCCTACCCGTTGATCTTTGTCCTCTTCACCGCCGTTTTTGTGATCACCGCCCTGGGCATGCTGGCCCTGGGTATTGAAACAAAGGGCAAGACCCTGGAGGAACTGGCCGGGATACGCTAA